A portion of the Mauremys reevesii isolate NIE-2019 linkage group 18, ASM1616193v1, whole genome shotgun sequence genome contains these proteins:
- the TBX3 gene encoding T-box transcription factor TBX3 isoform X1 — MSIPMRDPVIPGTSMAYHPFLPHRAPDFAMSAVLGHQPPFFPALALPPNGAAALSLPGALAKPIMDQLVGAAETGIPFASLGHQAAAHLRPLKTLEPEEEVEDDPKVHLEAKELWEQFHKRGTEMVITKSGRRMFPPFKVRCTGLDKKAKYILLMDIVAADDCRYKFHNSRWMVAGKADPEMPKRMYIHPDSPATGEQWMSKVVTFHKLKLTNNISDKHGFTILNSMHKYQPRFHIVRANDILKLPYSTFRTYVFPETEFIAVTAYQNDKITQLKIDNNPFAKGFRDTGNGRREKRKQLTLQSMRAYDERQKKENGTSDESSSEQTAFKCFAQSSSPAVSAVGTSNLKDLCPSEAESDAESKDEQQLPGDSGKISTTTAAAEDPREKGGSPAKAPFFSPEAAAGKSREGPSRTEKAPPDSRHSPATISSSTRGLGSEELKSPLRDAPKVDESRLLSKEPFAPLTVQTDSAAHLSQGPLQNLGFPHGLAGQQFFNPLGNGHPLLLHPSQFAMGGAFSSMAAGMGPLLATVSGASAGVSGLESTVMATAAAQGLSGASAAALPFHLQQHVLASQGLAMSPFGSLFPYPYTYMAAAAAASSAASSSVHRHPFLSAVRPRLRYSPYSIPVPLPDSSSLLSTALPSGASSTGEGKASNLAASPASVALDSGSELNSRSSTLSSGSVSLSPKLCSEKEATSELQNIQRLVSGLESKQDRSRSGSP; from the exons ATGAGTATACCGATGAGAGATCCAGTAATCCCTGGGACAAGCATGGCTTATCATCCCTTTTTACCTCACCGGGCACCGGACTTTGCCATGAGCGCAGTACTGGGACACCAACCTCCGTTCTTCCCGGCGCTTGCCTTGCCGCCCAATGGGGCGGCTGCCCTCTCCCTTCCCGGGGCTCTGGCCAAGCCGATTATGGATCAATTAGTCGGGGCGGCTGAGACTGgcattccctttgcttccctgggTCACCAGGCGGCAGCTCATCTGAGGCCTctaaaaaccctggagccagaggAAGAGGTGGAAGATGACCCCAAAGTGCATCTGGAAGCCAAAGAACTTTGGGAACAATTCCACAAAAGGGGCACCGAAATGGTGATCACTAAATCAGGAAG GAGAATGTTTCCTCCATTTAAAGTGAGATGCACTGGGCTGGATAAAAAGGCCAAGTACATTTTATTGATGGATATTGTGGCGGCTGATGATTGTAGATATAAATTCCATAATTCCCGGTGGATGGTAGCCGGCAAAGCTGACCCTGAAATGCCAAAGAGAATGTACATCCACCCGGACAGTCCGGCTACAGGAGAACAATGGATGTCCAAAGTCGTCACTTTCCACAAACTTAAACTGACTAACAATATTTCTGACAAGCATGGATTT ACCATTTTAAACTCCATGCACAAATACCAACCGAGGTTCCATATTGTCCGGGCCAACGACATCCTCAAGCTGCCGTACAGCACGTTCCGAACCTATGTGTTCCCCGAGACGGAATTCATCGCCGTGACCGCATACCAGAACGATAAG ATAACCCAATTAAAAATTGACAACAACCCCTTTGCCAAAGGTTTTCGCGACACCGGGAATGGAAGGAGGGAGAAAAG AAAGCAGCTGACCTTGCAGTCCATGCGAGCTTATGACGAGCGGCAGAAAAAGGAGAACGGCACCTCGGATGAGTCCTCCAGCGAGCAGACGGCCTTTAAGTGCTTCGCTCAGTCCTCATCCCCCGCCGTGTCTGCGGTGGGCACGTCCAATCTGAAAG ACCTGTGCCCCAGCGAGGCGGAGAGCGACGCGGAGAGCAAAGATGAGCAGCAGCTGCCCGGTGACTCCGGCAAGATCAGCACCACCACGGCGGCGGCGGAAGACCCCCGGGAGAAGGGTGGCAGCCCGGCCAAAGCGCCCTTCTTCTCCCCCGAGGCGGCGGCCGGCAAGAGCAGGGAAGGCCCCAGCCGGACTGAGAAAGCCCCCCCTGACTCCAGGCACAGCCCAGCCACCATCTCCTCCAGCACCAGAGGCCTGGGCAGCGAGGAACTCAAAAGCCCCCTCAGGGACGCCCCGAAGGTGGATGAGTCCCGGCTGCTGAGCAAGGAGCCCTTCGCCCCGCTCACGGTTCAGACGGACAGCGCCGCGCACCTGAGCCAGGGTCCCCTGCAGAACCTCGGCTTCCCCCACGGCTTGGCCGGCCAGCAGTTCTTCAACCCCCTGGGCAACGGGCACCCgctgctgctgcaccccagcCAGTTCGCCATGGGGGGAGCCTTCTCCAGCATGGCCGCCGGCATGGGCCCCTTGCTGGCCACCGTGTCCGGGGCATCGGCCGGGGTCAGCGGACTGGAAAGCACTGTCATGGCCACAGCAGCGGCTCAAGGACTTTCTGGGGCGTCGGCAGCTGCGCTACCGTTTCATCTCCAGCAGCACGTCCTGGCCTCTCAG GGCCTGGCCATGTCTCCCTTCGGAAGTCTCTTTCCATACCCGTACACCTACATGGCAGCTgcagccgccgcctcctccgcaGCCAGCAGCTCCGTGCACCGGCACCCCTTCCTCAGCGCCGTCCGCCCTCGGCTGAGgtacagcccctactccatccccGTGCCCCTGCCGGACAGCAGCAGCCTGCTGAGCACCGCCCTGCCCAGCGGGGCCAGCAGCACCGGGGAGGGCAAAGCGAGCAACCTGGCAGCTAGCCCCGCTTCAGTAGCCTTGGACTCTGGCTCGGAACTCAACAGCCGGTCCTCCACCCTCTCCTCGGGCTCCGTGTCCCTGTCGCCCAAACTCTGTTCTGAGAAGGAAGCGACCAGCGAACTGCAGAACATCCAGCGCCTAGTGAGTGGACTTGAATCCAAGCAAGACAGATCCAGGAGTGGGTCTCCTTAA
- the TBX3 gene encoding T-box transcription factor TBX3 isoform X2 produces MFPPFKVRCTGLDKKAKYILLMDIVAADDCRYKFHNSRWMVAGKADPEMPKRMYIHPDSPATGEQWMSKVVTFHKLKLTNNISDKHGFTILNSMHKYQPRFHIVRANDILKLPYSTFRTYVFPETEFIAVTAYQNDKITQLKIDNNPFAKGFRDTGNGRREKRKQLTLQSMRAYDERQKKENGTSDESSSEQTAFKCFAQSSSPAVSAVGTSNLKDLCPSEAESDAESKDEQQLPGDSGKISTTTAAAEDPREKGGSPAKAPFFSPEAAAGKSREGPSRTEKAPPDSRHSPATISSSTRGLGSEELKSPLRDAPKVDESRLLSKEPFAPLTVQTDSAAHLSQGPLQNLGFPHGLAGQQFFNPLGNGHPLLLHPSQFAMGGAFSSMAAGMGPLLATVSGASAGVSGLESTVMATAAAQGLSGASAAALPFHLQQHVLASQGLAMSPFGSLFPYPYTYMAAAAAASSAASSSVHRHPFLSAVRPRLRYSPYSIPVPLPDSSSLLSTALPSGASSTGEGKASNLAASPASVALDSGSELNSRSSTLSSGSVSLSPKLCSEKEATSELQNIQRLVSGLESKQDRSRSGSP; encoded by the exons ATGTTTCCTCCATTTAAAGTGAGATGCACTGGGCTGGATAAAAAGGCCAAGTACATTTTATTGATGGATATTGTGGCGGCTGATGATTGTAGATATAAATTCCATAATTCCCGGTGGATGGTAGCCGGCAAAGCTGACCCTGAAATGCCAAAGAGAATGTACATCCACCCGGACAGTCCGGCTACAGGAGAACAATGGATGTCCAAAGTCGTCACTTTCCACAAACTTAAACTGACTAACAATATTTCTGACAAGCATGGATTT ACCATTTTAAACTCCATGCACAAATACCAACCGAGGTTCCATATTGTCCGGGCCAACGACATCCTCAAGCTGCCGTACAGCACGTTCCGAACCTATGTGTTCCCCGAGACGGAATTCATCGCCGTGACCGCATACCAGAACGATAAG ATAACCCAATTAAAAATTGACAACAACCCCTTTGCCAAAGGTTTTCGCGACACCGGGAATGGAAGGAGGGAGAAAAG AAAGCAGCTGACCTTGCAGTCCATGCGAGCTTATGACGAGCGGCAGAAAAAGGAGAACGGCACCTCGGATGAGTCCTCCAGCGAGCAGACGGCCTTTAAGTGCTTCGCTCAGTCCTCATCCCCCGCCGTGTCTGCGGTGGGCACGTCCAATCTGAAAG ACCTGTGCCCCAGCGAGGCGGAGAGCGACGCGGAGAGCAAAGATGAGCAGCAGCTGCCCGGTGACTCCGGCAAGATCAGCACCACCACGGCGGCGGCGGAAGACCCCCGGGAGAAGGGTGGCAGCCCGGCCAAAGCGCCCTTCTTCTCCCCCGAGGCGGCGGCCGGCAAGAGCAGGGAAGGCCCCAGCCGGACTGAGAAAGCCCCCCCTGACTCCAGGCACAGCCCAGCCACCATCTCCTCCAGCACCAGAGGCCTGGGCAGCGAGGAACTCAAAAGCCCCCTCAGGGACGCCCCGAAGGTGGATGAGTCCCGGCTGCTGAGCAAGGAGCCCTTCGCCCCGCTCACGGTTCAGACGGACAGCGCCGCGCACCTGAGCCAGGGTCCCCTGCAGAACCTCGGCTTCCCCCACGGCTTGGCCGGCCAGCAGTTCTTCAACCCCCTGGGCAACGGGCACCCgctgctgctgcaccccagcCAGTTCGCCATGGGGGGAGCCTTCTCCAGCATGGCCGCCGGCATGGGCCCCTTGCTGGCCACCGTGTCCGGGGCATCGGCCGGGGTCAGCGGACTGGAAAGCACTGTCATGGCCACAGCAGCGGCTCAAGGACTTTCTGGGGCGTCGGCAGCTGCGCTACCGTTTCATCTCCAGCAGCACGTCCTGGCCTCTCAG GGCCTGGCCATGTCTCCCTTCGGAAGTCTCTTTCCATACCCGTACACCTACATGGCAGCTgcagccgccgcctcctccgcaGCCAGCAGCTCCGTGCACCGGCACCCCTTCCTCAGCGCCGTCCGCCCTCGGCTGAGgtacagcccctactccatccccGTGCCCCTGCCGGACAGCAGCAGCCTGCTGAGCACCGCCCTGCCCAGCGGGGCCAGCAGCACCGGGGAGGGCAAAGCGAGCAACCTGGCAGCTAGCCCCGCTTCAGTAGCCTTGGACTCTGGCTCGGAACTCAACAGCCGGTCCTCCACCCTCTCCTCGGGCTCCGTGTCCCTGTCGCCCAAACTCTGTTCTGAGAAGGAAGCGACCAGCGAACTGCAGAACATCCAGCGCCTAGTGAGTGGACTTGAATCCAAGCAAGACAGATCCAGGAGTGGGTCTCCTTAA